The following proteins come from a genomic window of Dromaius novaehollandiae isolate bDroNov1 chromosome 19, bDroNov1.hap1, whole genome shotgun sequence:
- the SMG8 gene encoding nonsense-mediated mRNA decay factor SMG8, which yields MAAVQLPLPRRHSSQRRRLPGLGSPHPHRRMRGGGASLVRRRGGAMPLAAAAARAMAAAAGPVSLRELLLAGAEAGGAAAAGPGAAAAAPGEEEVCVVGIFGKTALQLCSEKAALVSTVCDRQVFPLFEREGPAAEPAAGAPGQEGEPAAKDYNQLQAYYSQESRVLYLVLTSICDTPQLLRACSDLAAAEGREPGPGHPPGAPAPLPHAEAHEFWKHQEKLHCLSLLYLFSVCHILLLVHPTCSFDITYDRVFRALDGLRQKVLPSLKAAIKDCPVGKEWKLNCRPCPPRLLFLFQLNGALKVDPLPGRGQDPCSHLEKPPPKKHSPKRRLQHALEDQIYRIFRKSRVLTNQSINCLFTVPANQAFVYIVAGGAQDGEDPVAMLLDQLRSNCTMRETDSLLAPTLSGPRRYQMMRHGRQQLSFYAESSSSSSSSSGQLVDCTLKEFLWQHVELVLSKKGFDDSVGRNPQPSHFELPTYQKWVAAALKLYEVTIEGKDDDPTSLTGELSSKIMGSIKVLEGYLDIDTKFSENRCQKALPMAHSAYQSNLPHNYTMTVHKNQLAQALRVYSQHARGPAFHKYAMQLNEDCFKFWSNGHQLCEERSLTDQHCVHKFHLLPKAGEKPEADRNPPVLYHNSRARSTGACNCGRKQAPRDDPFDIKAANYDFYQLLEEKCCGKLEHINFPVFQPSTPDPAPARDESSPAPPEGEIEKLKEKEPQTQGESTGLSLALSLGQSTGSLGTYPPDPQGGGDNAESHGQSGDSKSEKRPSMVDRQASTVEYLPGMLHSNCPKGLLPKFSSWALVKLGPAKAYNFHTGLDQQGFIPGTNYLMPWDIVIRTRAEDEGDLDTNSWPAPNKAVPGKRSSVVMGRGRRRDDIARAFVGFEYEDARGRRFMCSGPDKVMKVMGGGPKESAIKALNSDMPLYILSSTQGRGLKPHYAQFMRLFVVVPDAPLQITLTPQVQPGPPPCPVFYPEKQEITLPSDGLWVLRFPYAYVTERGPCFPPKESQQLMSYKVLRGILKAITQ from the exons ATGGCCGCGGTGCAGCTCCCGCTCCCCCGACGCCACAGCAGCCAGCGCCGACGGCTCCCCGGCctcggttccccccacccccaccggcgcatgcgcgggggcggggcgtcGCTGGTGCGCAGGCGCGGCGGGGCCAtgccgctggcggcggcggcggcgcgggccatggcggcggcggcggggcccgtgagcctgcgggagctgctgctggccggcgccgaggcgggcggcgcggcggcggcggggccgggcgcggcggcggcggcccccggcgagGAGGAGGTGTGCGTGGTGGGCATCTTCGGGAAGACGGCGCTGCAGCTGTGCTCGGAGAAGGCGGCCCTGGTGAGCACCGTGTGCGACCGGCAGGTCTTCCCCCTCTTCGAGCGGGAGGGCCCCGCGGCCGAGCCGGCGGCCGGCGCCCCCGGGCAGGAGGGCGAGCCGGCCGCCAAGGACTACAACCAGCTGCAGGCCTACTACAGCCAGGAGAGCCGCGTGCTCTACCTGGTGCTCACCTCCATCTGCGACACGCCGCAGctgctgcgggcctgcagcgacCTGGCCGCGGCCGAGGGCAGGGAGCCCGGGCCCGGCCACCCGCCCGgcgccccagccccgctgccccacgcTGAGGCCCACGAGTTCTGGAAGCACCAGGAGAAGCTGCACTGCCTGAGCCTCCTCTACCTCTTCTCCGTTTGCCAtattttgctgctggtgcacccCACCTGCTCCTTCGACATCACCTACGACCGCGTCTTCAGGGCGCTGGATGGGCTGCGGCAGAAGGTCCTGCCATCCCTGAAGGCTGCCATTAAAGACTGCCCGGTGGGCAAGGAGTGGAAGCTCAACTGCAGGCCCTGCCCTCCacgcctcctcttcctcttccagcTCAATGGGGCCCTGAAGGTGGATCCCCTCCCAGGCAGGGGCCAGGACCCCTGCAGTCACCTGGAAAAGCCACCCCCCAAGAAGCACTCCCCTAAGAGGAGGCTGCAGCATGCGCTGGAGGACCAGATCTACCGCATCTTCCGAAAGAGCAGGGTGCTGACCAACCAGAGTATCAACTGCCTGTTCACTGTACCTGCTAACCAGGCCTTTGTCTACATCGTGGCTGGCGGGGCCCAGGATGGAGAGGATCCGGTGGCCATGCTTCTTGACCAACTCAGGAGCAACTGCACCATGAGAGAGACCGACTCGCTGCTGGCTCCCACCCTGTCCGGACCCAGGAGGTACCAGATGATGCGGCATGGCAGGCAGCAGTTGTCCTTCTATGCAGAGAGTAgtagcagcagctccagctcctctgggCAGCTCGTGGACTGTACCCTCAAGGAGTTCTTGTGGCAGCACGTGGAGCTGGTGCTCAGCAAGAAGGGCTTTGATGACAGCGTGGGGAGGAACCCGCAGCCTTCTCACTTTGAGCTCCCAACCTACCAAAAGTGGGTTGCTGCAGCTTTAAAACTGTATGAAGTGACCATTGAAGGCAAAGACGATGACCCCACTTCTCTCACTGGGGAACTGAGTTCCAAAATCATGGGCAGCATCAAAGTCTTGGAAGGGTATTTAGACATAGACACTAAATTCTCTGAAAACCGTTGCCAGAAAGCTCTCCCCATGGCTCACAGTGCGTATCAATCCAATCTGCCCCATAATTACACCATGACAGTCCATAAAAATCAGTTGGCACAAGCCTTGCGTGTGTACAGTCAGCATGCCCGTGGACCAGCCTTCCATAAATATGCCATGCAGCTTAATGAGGACTGTTTCAAGTTCTGGAGCAATGGGCATCAGCTTTGTGAAGAGCGAAGTCTAACTGACCAGCACTGTGTGCATAAATTCCATTTGCTCCCCAAAGCAG GGGAAAAGCCAGAAGCAGATAGAAATCCTCCAGTTCTGTACCACAACAGCCGGGCTCGTTCCACTGGTGCCTGTAACTGTGGAAGGAAGCAAGCGCCTCGTGATGACCCCTTTGATATCAAAGCAGCTAATTATGACTTCTACCAG CTGCTGGAAGAAAAATGCTGTGGGAAACTGGAGCACATCAACTTCCCTGTATTTCAGCCAAGCACACCTGATCCAGCACCGGCTAGGGATGAGTCATCGCCTGCCCCCCCAGAAGGGGAGATTGagaaacttaaagaaaaagaacctCAGACTCAGGGAGAAAGCACAGGCCTAAGCTTAGCCCTCAGCCTGGGTCAGTCGACAGGCAGCTTGGGCACTTACCCGCCTGACCCCCAGGGTGGAGGTGACAACGCAGAAAGCCATGGGCAGAGCGGTGACTCCAAAAGTGAGAAAAGGCCAAGTATGGTCGATCGCCAGGCGTCCACTGTCGAGTACCTTCCTGGGATGCTCCATTCTAATTGCCCCAAAGGCCTTTTGCCCAAATTCTCTAGTTGGGCACTGGTCAAGCTGGGCCCTGCTAAGGCTTACAACTTCCACACCGGCTTAGACCAACAAGGCTTTATCCCAGGAACAAACTACTTAATGCCTTGGGACATTGTCATCAGAACGAGAGCTGAAGATGAAGGAGACTTGGACACCAATTCCTGGCCTGCACCTAACAAAGCTGTTCCTGGAAAAAGAAGCTCAGTTGTGATGGGAAGAGGAAGACGGAGAGATGACATAGCTCGAGCTTTTGTAGGGTTTGAGTATGAAGATGCACGTGGTAGGAGGTTCATGTGTTCAGGGCCTGATAAGGTCATGAAGGTGATGGGAGGGGGGCCAAAGGAATCTGCTATCAAAGCCCTCAATTCTGACATGCCACTGTACATCCTGTCGTCGACTCAGGGACGAGGACTCAAGCCACATTATGCTCAGTTTATGAGACTCTTTGTGGTGGTTCCTGATGCTCCACTGCAGATAACATTAACACCTCAG